A genomic stretch from Lysobacter soyae includes:
- the folD gene encoding bifunctional methylenetetrahydrofolate dehydrogenase/methenyltetrahydrofolate cyclohydrolase FolD: protein MTQARILDGKRIADDLLSGLKAQVDALIAAGKRRPGLAVVLVGGDPASQSYVRNKRRAAEKVGIQAFDHDLPEGTTEAELLALIDQLNADPAVHGILVQLPLPGIPDASRLIERIRPDKDVDGFHPTNVGHLALRQFGLRPCTPRGITTLLAYTDRPVRGANATIVGVSNHVGRPMALELLIAGCTVTSCHKFTPPDVLEAAVRNADILVVAVGRPGLVPGEWVKPGAVVIDVGINRIDDGRLVGDVGFDAALERAGWITPVPGGVGPMTVATLMQNTLEAAALQEP from the coding sequence ATGACACAGGCACGCATTCTTGATGGCAAACGCATTGCAGACGACTTGCTGTCCGGTTTGAAAGCGCAAGTGGACGCGCTTATTGCCGCCGGCAAGCGCCGTCCGGGACTTGCCGTCGTGCTGGTGGGCGGTGACCCCGCATCGCAAAGCTACGTGCGCAACAAGCGCCGGGCCGCGGAAAAAGTCGGGATTCAAGCCTTCGACCATGACCTGCCTGAAGGCACGACCGAGGCCGAACTGCTGGCCCTGATCGACCAATTGAACGCGGATCCGGCGGTGCACGGCATTTTGGTCCAGCTGCCGCTGCCCGGAATTCCCGATGCCAGCCGCTTGATCGAACGCATCCGCCCCGACAAAGACGTCGATGGTTTCCATCCGACTAACGTCGGCCATCTGGCGCTGCGCCAATTCGGACTGCGCCCCTGCACACCGCGCGGCATCACGACATTGCTGGCCTATACCGACCGTCCGGTGCGCGGGGCAAACGCGACCATCGTCGGCGTCTCCAACCACGTCGGCCGCCCAATGGCGCTTGAGCTTTTGATTGCCGGTTGCACGGTCACGAGCTGCCACAAATTCACGCCACCGGATGTCTTGGAAGCCGCCGTTCGCAACGCCGATATCTTGGTGGTCGCGGTGGGGCGACCCGGGCTTGTGCCGGGCGAGTGGGTGAAACCCGGTGCCGTGGTGATCGATGTCGGTATCAATCGCATTGACGACGGTCGTTTGGTCGGCGACGTGGGCTTTGACGCGGCGCTGGAACGGGCCGGTTGGATCACGCCGGTGCCTGGCGGGGTGGGGCCGATGACCGTGGCGACGCTGATGCAGAACACGTTGGAAGCGGCTGCGCTGCAAGAGCCTTGA
- the der gene encoding ribosome biogenesis GTPase Der: MLPTLALVGRPNVGKSTLFNGLTRTRDALVHDEPGVTRDRNYGVCRLDEDRPFVVIDTGGIAGEDEGLAGATAKQSRAAAEEADLICFVVDGRDGPTALDDEILRWLRKLARPTLLVVNKVDGIDTEAAINEFVRFGFKEVIPTAASHRSGIDDLLDAVLPKLPEQGQGEELDDDPERVRIAFIGRPNVGKSTVVNRILGEERMIASDVPGTTRDSISVDLERDGRKYRLIDTAGLRRRSKVDEAVEKFSVVKTLQAIEQCQVAVLMLDATEGVTDQDATVLSAVLDAGRALVIAINKWDGLEKYQREQAETMLSRKLGFVDWAQAVRISALHGSGLRELFRAIHRAHASATREFGTSEVTRAVEAAYTANPPPVIRGHVAKMRFAHAGGSNPPTFIVHGTRLRTLSETYRRYLENFFRKRFKLVGTPVRFVFRESDNPFKDKVNVLTDKQKAKRQRMIRHHKRNDK, translated from the coding sequence ATGTTGCCGACGTTAGCGCTTGTTGGCCGCCCCAACGTCGGCAAATCCACGCTCTTCAATGGCCTCACGCGCACGCGTGACGCCCTGGTGCATGACGAACCCGGGGTGACCCGGGATCGTAATTACGGCGTCTGCCGTCTGGACGAAGATCGGCCGTTTGTCGTCATCGACACTGGCGGTATTGCCGGCGAAGACGAAGGTTTGGCCGGCGCCACCGCGAAGCAATCGCGTGCCGCAGCCGAAGAGGCCGATCTCATCTGTTTCGTGGTCGATGGCCGGGATGGTCCGACCGCTTTGGACGATGAAATCCTGCGCTGGCTACGCAAACTCGCACGACCCACCTTGTTGGTCGTCAACAAAGTGGATGGCATCGACACCGAAGCCGCGATCAACGAATTCGTGCGATTCGGTTTCAAGGAAGTCATTCCCACGGCGGCCTCGCACCGCTCGGGCATTGATGATTTGCTCGACGCCGTGCTGCCCAAATTGCCTGAGCAAGGGCAGGGCGAAGAACTCGACGATGATCCGGAGCGCGTACGCATTGCGTTTATCGGCCGCCCCAATGTCGGCAAGTCCACCGTGGTCAACCGGATTCTCGGCGAAGAGCGCATGATCGCCTCCGATGTGCCTGGCACCACGCGCGATTCGATCTCCGTCGATCTGGAACGCGATGGCCGCAAGTATCGATTGATTGACACCGCCGGATTGCGTCGCCGTTCGAAAGTGGATGAAGCGGTCGAGAAGTTCTCGGTCGTGAAAACGCTGCAAGCGATCGAGCAATGCCAAGTCGCCGTGCTGATGCTCGATGCCACCGAAGGCGTGACCGACCAGGATGCGACGGTTCTGTCTGCGGTCCTCGATGCGGGACGCGCCTTGGTGATTGCGATCAACAAGTGGGACGGTCTGGAAAAATACCAGCGCGAACAAGCGGAGACGATGTTGTCCCGCAAGCTCGGCTTTGTCGATTGGGCACAGGCGGTGCGGATTTCTGCCTTGCATGGCTCGGGTTTGCGGGAGCTTTTCCGCGCTATCCACCGTGCCCACGCATCGGCGACGCGCGAATTCGGTACCAGCGAAGTCACGCGCGCGGTTGAAGCGGCCTATACCGCCAATCCGCCGCCGGTGATTCGCGGTCATGTCGCCAAAATGCGTTTCGCCCATGCGGGAGGCAGCAATCCACCGACCTTCATCGTGCATGGCACGCGTTTGCGTACCTTGTCGGAAACGTATCGCCGCTATTTGGAAAATTTCTTCCGCAAGCGATTCAAGTTGGTTGGCACGCCTGTGCGTTTTGTGTTCCGCGAAAGCGACAACCCGTTCAAAGACAAAGTCAACGTTTTGACCGACAAGCAAAAGGCCAAGCGCCAACGCATGATCCGGCACCACAAGCGCAACGACAAATAA
- a CDS encoding MerR family transcriptional regulator, which translates to MNLSIKKFAEAGGVGVETVRYYQRRALLDTPGKGDGIRRYGEDDVRRLRFIRMAQHAGFTLEEIKELLALDAGQDRQRARELARTRITLLNEQIAEMEQARDYLQKLAHQCSAKKTGPCPILASFEG; encoded by the coding sequence ATGAATCTCTCCATCAAAAAGTTTGCCGAAGCCGGTGGCGTCGGCGTCGAAACGGTCCGCTACTACCAGCGTCGTGCGTTACTCGATACGCCCGGAAAAGGTGACGGTATCCGCCGTTACGGTGAAGACGATGTCCGGCGACTCCGGTTTATCCGCATGGCCCAGCACGCAGGTTTCACGCTCGAAGAAATCAAAGAATTGCTTGCGCTTGATGCAGGCCAGGATCGACAGCGGGCACGCGAACTGGCGCGCACCAGAATCACGCTGCTCAATGAACAAATTGCCGAGATGGAACAGGCTCGGGATTATCTGCAAAAGCTGGCGCACCAGTGCAGTGCGAAAAAGACCGGTCCTTGCCCGATTCTTGCGTCGTTCGAGGGGTAG
- a CDS encoding glutaredoxin family protein has translation MYTSGPQGRKRAFLHRMVMAQHTCPYGLKALDLLRREGFDVEDRWLTSREEVDAFKAEHGVKTTPQVFIAGVRIGGYDDLRRHLGKHVAAPGATSYRPVMALFGMTLLMALAASQAVHGTPFTVRAAEWFIGFSMAVLALLKLQNVESFATMFLNYDLLAKRWVPYSYLYPFAEGLAGILMIAGVLTWLSVPVALFIGTIGAVSVFKAVYIDRRELKCACVGGSSNVPLGFVSLTENLMMIAMAVWMALGAFGLLPAWAHQAM, from the coding sequence ATGTATACCTCAGGACCTCAGGGCCGCAAGCGCGCTTTTCTTCATCGCATGGTGATGGCGCAACATACCTGCCCTTATGGCTTGAAAGCCTTGGATTTGCTGCGTAGAGAAGGCTTCGACGTTGAAGACCGTTGGCTGACCTCTCGCGAAGAGGTGGATGCATTCAAGGCCGAGCACGGGGTGAAGACGACACCGCAGGTGTTTATCGCCGGTGTGCGAATCGGCGGCTATGACGATCTGCGACGCCATCTCGGAAAGCACGTGGCAGCGCCGGGTGCGACCAGCTATCGGCCGGTGATGGCGCTGTTCGGTATGACGCTGCTCATGGCGCTCGCGGCAAGTCAGGCCGTCCACGGGACACCTTTCACGGTTCGCGCCGCGGAATGGTTCATCGGCTTCAGCATGGCCGTGCTCGCATTGCTCAAACTGCAGAACGTCGAAAGTTTCGCGACGATGTTTTTGAACTACGACCTGCTTGCCAAGCGCTGGGTGCCCTATTCCTATCTGTATCCGTTTGCTGAAGGACTGGCCGGCATCTTGATGATCGCGGGCGTGCTCACGTGGCTCTCGGTTCCGGTCGCGCTCTTCATCGGGACGATAGGCGCTGTATCAGTGTTCAAAGCGGTGTATATCGATCGCCGGGAACTCAAGTGCGCCTGTGTCGGCGGGTCGAGCAACGTGCCGCTCGGCTTCGTCTCGCTCACCGAAAACTTGATGATGATTGCGATGGCAGTGTGGATGGCGCTGGGCGCCTTCGGTTTGCTACCTGCCTGGGCACATCAGGCCATGTAA
- a CDS encoding HEPN domain-containing protein codes for MMPPPNSAPSLREAHRATRDAQPENLRVRIHRAISWLERAEMEKEDMDARFIFLWISLNAAYAREFGYEQSERDEAMRFLRKLLACDIEGRIHAVLFNQFSGPIRTLIDNKYVFEPFWRAMREHDSSELWKSKFEQAKGVALKAIMDRDTATVLSVVADRLHVLRNQLVHGGATWNGQANRAQVRDAAAILSTLMPVVIDLMVHSRDVDFEAITYPWVK; via the coding sequence ATGATGCCGCCGCCAAACTCGGCACCTTCGCTTCGAGAGGCGCATCGCGCGACGCGCGATGCTCAACCCGAGAACCTGCGCGTGCGTATCCACCGCGCGATCAGCTGGCTGGAGCGGGCCGAGATGGAAAAAGAAGACATGGATGCAAGATTCATTTTCTTGTGGATCTCGCTCAATGCCGCCTACGCTCGCGAATTCGGCTATGAGCAGTCGGAGCGGGATGAAGCCATGCGCTTCCTGCGCAAGCTTCTGGCTTGCGATATTGAGGGTCGTATCCACGCGGTGCTGTTCAACCAATTCAGCGGCCCCATTCGCACATTGATTGACAACAAATACGTATTCGAACCGTTTTGGCGGGCGATGCGGGAGCATGACAGTAGCGAACTCTGGAAGTCCAAGTTTGAACAAGCCAAAGGCGTGGCCTTGAAAGCCATCATGGATCGCGACACCGCCACCGTGCTTTCAGTGGTCGCCGACCGACTGCATGTCTTGCGTAACCAGTTGGTTCATGGTGGCGCCACATGGAACGGGCAGGCCAATCGCGCCCAAGTGCGGGATGCCGCGGCAATCCTGTCCACATTGATGCCCGTAGTGATCGATTTGATGGTGCACAGCCGGGACGTGGATTTTGAAGCGATCACCTATCCGTGGGTGAAGTGA
- the guaB gene encoding IMP dehydrogenase, translated as MLRILAEALTYDDVSLVPAHSIVLPKDVNTSTRLTKSLTLNIPIVSAAMDTVTDARLAIAMAQLGGIGILHKNMSWEEQAKAVERVKNFEAGVIREPLTVTPETTIGQVINLTRARNISGVPVVDSEGHLVGIVTGRDMRFEKKLDDPVYNIMTRKEKLVTVREGASDDEVLDLLHRHRIEKILVVNDEFALRGLITVKDIQKKRDNPYAAYDSTGQLLVGAAVGVGGDTEQRIEALVDADVDVIIVDTAHGHSQGVIERVAWAKKHYPSLQVIGGNIVTGDAALALMDAGADAVKVGVGPGSICTTRVVAGVGVPQITAVSMVADALQDRIPLIADGGIRYSGDLGKALVAGASTIMIGGLFAGTEESPGETELFQGRSYKSYRGMGSLAAMEKGSKDRYFQDASDADKLVPEGIEGRVPYRGPLSAVVHQLIGGLRATMGYVGCASIQEMRTKPQFVKVTGAGQRESHVHDVQITKEPPNYRAG; from the coding sequence ATGCTCCGCATCTTGGCCGAAGCGCTCACCTACGACGACGTTTCCCTCGTTCCTGCCCACAGCATCGTGCTGCCCAAGGACGTCAACACGTCCACACGGCTGACGAAATCCCTCACCTTGAACATTCCGATTGTGTCCGCGGCAATGGACACGGTCACCGACGCACGTTTGGCGATTGCCATGGCGCAGCTCGGCGGTATCGGCATTTTGCACAAGAACATGTCTTGGGAAGAACAAGCCAAGGCGGTTGAGCGGGTCAAGAATTTCGAAGCCGGTGTGATTCGCGAACCGTTAACGGTGACGCCTGAAACCACCATCGGCCAAGTCATCAACCTCACGCGCGCACGCAATATTTCAGGCGTTCCGGTGGTGGATTCCGAAGGCCATTTGGTCGGCATCGTCACCGGTCGCGACATGCGCTTCGAAAAGAAGCTGGACGATCCGGTCTACAACATCATGACCCGCAAGGAGAAGCTGGTCACGGTGCGCGAGGGCGCGAGTGATGATGAAGTCCTTGATCTGTTGCATCGTCATCGCATCGAAAAAATCCTGGTGGTCAACGACGAATTCGCGCTGCGCGGTTTGATCACCGTCAAAGACATTCAAAAGAAACGCGACAATCCGTACGCTGCTTACGACAGCACCGGGCAATTGCTGGTTGGCGCGGCCGTCGGCGTCGGTGGAGACACCGAGCAACGCATTGAAGCTTTGGTGGATGCCGATGTCGACGTCATCATCGTCGACACCGCGCATGGTCATTCGCAAGGCGTGATCGAACGCGTGGCATGGGCGAAAAAGCATTACCCGTCGTTGCAAGTGATCGGCGGCAATATCGTCACCGGCGACGCCGCGTTGGCGTTGATGGATGCCGGTGCCGATGCAGTGAAAGTCGGCGTGGGTCCGGGTTCGATCTGCACCACGCGCGTTGTGGCCGGCGTCGGCGTTCCGCAGATCACCGCGGTGTCGATGGTGGCCGATGCATTGCAAGACCGCATTCCGTTGATCGCCGATGGCGGCATTCGCTATTCCGGTGACCTCGGCAAAGCCCTTGTGGCAGGCGCGTCCACGATCATGATCGGCGGACTCTTCGCGGGCACCGAAGAAAGCCCCGGTGAAACCGAATTGTTCCAAGGACGCAGCTATAAGAGCTATCGCGGCATGGGATCGTTGGCAGCGATGGAAAAAGGGTCGAAAGACCGCTACTTCCAAGACGCCTCCGACGCCGACAAATTGGTGCCGGAAGGCATCGAAGGACGCGTCCCGTATCGTGGACCGCTGTCCGCGGTGGTGCATCAACTGATCGGCGGCTTGCGCGCAACGATGGGCTATGTCGGCTGTGCATCGATTCAAGAGATGCGCACTAAACCGCAGTTCGTCAAAGTGACGGGCGCCGGGCAGCGCGAAAGCCACGTGCATGATGTGCAGATTACGAAAGAACCGCCGAATTATCGGGCGGGTTGA
- the bamB gene encoding outer membrane protein assembly factor BamB, with the protein MTARSTLFKTTLLIAGVASLAGCASVKNMFGSSSARADKKASKPAELVKFKPSANFSKVWSINVGKGGERAGLSQVPAVADGHVYAAAVSGGVQAYDLATGKQIWKYDSKARLSGGPGAGQGLVVVGGLDGEVIALDAATGAEKWTAKVINEVITAPAIGNGVVVVRSNDGRLTAFDMNTGERRWNWSAEPVALSVRGNSAPLMGPGAVFTGTDSGKLVALGAADGGQGWEATVADPDGRNELQRMVDVDGTPVLEGSVLYASSYKGRTVAVDGPSGQIMWAQEHGGAGGVGVGATALVVSDAKDVVWALDKSTGAPMWSYPELARRSISAPAVLGDYAVVGDYDGYLHWFRMSDGQLVNRLRFGGGPIRSQPVVANDMVIVQNSGGEIAAFRAN; encoded by the coding sequence ATGACAGCTCGTTCCACCTTGTTCAAGACCACACTGTTGATTGCCGGCGTCGCGTCATTGGCCGGTTGTGCTTCGGTCAAGAACATGTTCGGCAGCAGCTCCGCGCGCGCTGACAAAAAAGCCAGCAAGCCTGCAGAATTGGTGAAGTTCAAACCCTCCGCCAATTTTTCCAAAGTCTGGTCGATCAATGTGGGTAAGGGCGGCGAACGCGCCGGCCTGAGCCAAGTCCCCGCCGTTGCCGATGGCCATGTGTATGCAGCTGCCGTATCGGGCGGTGTGCAGGCTTACGATCTCGCGACCGGCAAACAGATTTGGAAATACGATTCGAAGGCGCGTTTGTCGGGCGGTCCGGGCGCAGGTCAAGGTCTGGTCGTGGTCGGTGGATTGGACGGTGAAGTCATCGCACTCGACGCCGCCACCGGCGCAGAGAAATGGACAGCCAAAGTCATCAACGAAGTCATCACCGCGCCGGCGATCGGCAACGGGGTGGTCGTGGTGCGCTCCAACGACGGTCGTCTGACCGCGTTCGATATGAACACCGGTGAGCGTCGCTGGAACTGGTCAGCTGAACCGGTCGCGCTTTCGGTGCGCGGTAACAGCGCGCCGCTGATGGGCCCTGGCGCAGTCTTTACCGGCACCGACAGCGGCAAGTTGGTTGCGCTGGGTGCTGCCGATGGCGGACAAGGTTGGGAAGCCACGGTTGCCGATCCTGACGGTCGCAATGAATTGCAACGCATGGTCGACGTCGACGGCACGCCCGTGCTCGAAGGTTCGGTCCTTTACGCCAGCAGCTACAAAGGACGTACGGTGGCGGTTGACGGCCCGAGCGGTCAAATCATGTGGGCACAAGAACACGGTGGCGCCGGCGGCGTTGGCGTCGGTGCGACCGCACTGGTGGTGAGCGACGCAAAGGATGTTGTTTGGGCGCTCGACAAGAGCACCGGCGCACCGATGTGGTCGTATCCGGAACTGGCACGTCGCAGCATCTCGGCCCCGGCCGTGCTCGGCGACTATGCCGTGGTCGGCGACTATGACGGCTACCTGCATTGGTTCCGTATGAGCGATGGCCAGTTGGTCAATCGTCTGCGCTTTGGCGGCGGTCCGATCCGCAGCCAACCGGTGGTCGCCAACGACATGGTCATTGTCCAGAACTCGGGCGGTGAGATTGCCGCTTTCCGCGCGAACTAA
- a CDS encoding YfgM family protein → MAIDDLLDEHEQGEVVRNWLRRNGASILTGILIGLAMIMGWKWWQAKQASDASARAQQFEAQVANTADPAKAAAGIAKLPADSMYGALARMQLARSQVDAGKSADALATLKQIQVKDAGIMSTVQVRIARLLIETGKPQEAITTVKALDSAGAFEVTGDAYARLGKNAEAQAAYKRALTAMEVGSNARAIVELKLEDVGGQVPNAGVATS, encoded by the coding sequence ATGGCTATTGACGATCTATTAGACGAACACGAACAGGGCGAAGTTGTCCGCAATTGGTTGCGCCGCAACGGCGCCAGCATCCTGACCGGCATCCTCATCGGATTGGCCATGATCATGGGCTGGAAATGGTGGCAAGCCAAGCAAGCCAGCGATGCGTCGGCGCGCGCGCAGCAATTTGAAGCCCAAGTGGCCAACACGGCGGATCCGGCCAAAGCGGCTGCGGGTATCGCCAAACTGCCGGCGGATTCCATGTACGGCGCTTTGGCCCGCATGCAACTCGCACGTTCACAAGTCGATGCCGGCAAGTCGGCCGACGCTCTGGCGACGCTGAAGCAAATTCAGGTCAAAGACGCCGGCATCATGAGTACGGTTCAAGTGCGCATCGCGCGCCTGTTGATCGAAACCGGCAAACCGCAAGAAGCGATCACGACGGTCAAGGCTTTGGACTCGGCCGGCGCTTTCGAAGTCACGGGTGATGCCTACGCGCGCCTCGGCAAGAACGCAGAAGCGCAGGCCGCATATAAACGTGCGCTGACCGCAATGGAAGTCGGCAGTAACGCTCGCGCCATTGTTGAACTCAAACTTGAAGATGTGGGCGGTCAAGTGCCGAACGCAGGCGTTGCGACGTCCTGA
- the guaA gene encoding glutamine-hydrolyzing GMP synthase yields the protein MTDIHNDKILILDFGAQYTQLIARRIREIGVYCEIWAWDHSPEEIAAFGAKGIILSGGPESTTEAGCPTAPQAVFDANLPILGICYGMQTLAKQLGGDTEAGNQREFGHAALEIVAEDNLLSKVATSDALRNVWMSHGDHVSKAPEGFDITAKTDRLGIAAFANDARKIYGVQFHPEVTHTAAGEALLRRFVVDICGCDTLWTADNIIEDQIARVRAQVGSDEVILGLSGGVDSSVVAALLHRAIGDQLTCVFVDTGLLRYKEGDQVMAMFADEAEKGGMGIKVIRVNAADRYFEKLKGVEDPEAKRKIIGNLFIDIFDEESNKLSNAKWLAQGTIYPDVIESAGSKTGKAHVIKSHHNVGGLPEDMKLGLVEPLRELFKDEVRRLGVALGLPREMVYRHPFPGPGLGVRILGEVKREYAELLAQADAIFIDELRKADLYDKTSQAFAVFLPVKSVGVVGDARAYEWVIALRAVETIDFMTAHWAHLPYEFLGRVSNRIINELRGVSRVVYDISGKPPATIEWE from the coding sequence ATGACTGATATTCATAACGACAAAATTTTGATCCTCGACTTCGGCGCTCAATACACGCAGCTCATTGCGCGTCGTATTCGCGAGATCGGCGTGTATTGCGAAATCTGGGCGTGGGACCACAGCCCGGAAGAGATTGCCGCATTCGGTGCGAAGGGCATCATTTTGTCGGGTGGTCCGGAATCCACGACAGAGGCCGGTTGCCCGACCGCGCCGCAGGCCGTCTTCGATGCGAACTTGCCGATACTCGGCATTTGCTACGGCATGCAAACGCTGGCGAAGCAACTCGGCGGTGACACCGAGGCAGGCAACCAGCGCGAGTTCGGTCATGCCGCGCTTGAGATCGTTGCGGAAGACAATTTGCTGTCGAAAGTCGCGACCTCTGACGCGCTGCGAAACGTGTGGATGAGCCACGGTGATCACGTCTCCAAAGCGCCGGAAGGATTCGACATCACCGCGAAAACAGATCGTCTCGGCATCGCGGCGTTTGCCAACGATGCGCGCAAAATTTACGGCGTTCAATTCCATCCGGAAGTGACCCATACCGCGGCCGGCGAAGCCTTGTTGCGCCGCTTCGTGGTGGACATTTGCGGCTGCGACACGCTGTGGACCGCAGACAACATCATCGAAGATCAGATCGCCCGCGTGCGCGCGCAAGTGGGCAGCGACGAAGTCATCTTGGGTCTCTCGGGCGGCGTCGATTCTTCGGTGGTCGCGGCGTTGTTGCATCGCGCGATCGGCGACCAGCTGACCTGCGTCTTCGTTGACACCGGCTTGTTGCGCTACAAAGAAGGCGACCAGGTCATGGCCATGTTTGCCGATGAAGCCGAGAAGGGCGGCATGGGCATTAAGGTGATTCGCGTCAACGCTGCCGATCGCTACTTTGAAAAACTCAAAGGTGTGGAAGACCCGGAAGCCAAGCGCAAGATCATCGGCAATCTGTTCATCGATATTTTTGATGAAGAGTCCAACAAGCTGTCGAATGCGAAATGGCTGGCTCAAGGCACCATTTATCCGGACGTGATTGAATCCGCCGGCAGCAAAACCGGCAAGGCCCATGTGATCAAGAGTCACCACAACGTGGGTGGCCTGCCTGAAGACATGAAACTCGGCTTGGTAGAGCCCTTGCGCGAACTGTTCAAAGACGAGGTGCGCCGTTTGGGCGTGGCCTTGGGCTTGCCGCGCGAGATGGTTTACCGCCATCCGTTCCCGGGCCCGGGCTTGGGCGTTCGCATTTTGGGTGAGGTCAAGCGGGAATACGCGGAGCTGCTGGCCCAAGCCGATGCGATCTTCATCGACGAGCTGCGCAAGGCCGATTTGTACGACAAAACCAGTCAAGCATTCGCTGTCTTCCTGCCGGTGAAGTCAGTGGGCGTGGTTGGCGATGCGCGCGCCTACGAGTGGGTGATCGCGCTACGCGCCGTGGAAACCATCGATTTCATGACCGCGCACTGGGCACATTTGCCGTATGAATTCCTGGGTCGTGTCAGCAATCGCATCATCAATGAGCTGCGCGGCGTCAGCCGGGTGGTGTACGACATCAGTGGCAAGCCGCCGGCGACGATCGAGTGGGAGTGA
- the moeB gene encoding molybdopterin-synthase adenylyltransferase MoeB: MDKHSLSPREAIEKMRAGMRLLDIRGEIERLSGMAEGATALVMDDLLAAPDTHLGDAPVMLICQKGIRSANAAAQLRDAGFNALSVDGGTEAWIAANLPITSSALDDSTGDPHFAERYSRQMRLPQVGMEGQRKLSNARVVIVGAGGLGAPSSYYLAAAGVGHLSLVDHDVVDRSNLQRQIVHVDADVGRKKVASARERLMALNPQISIETHDLALDMGNAATLIAGADVVLDGSDNFAVRHALNAASVAARIPLVYGAVDRFTGHASVFNAGARGAVPCYRCLFPDAPEGVLNCAEAGVLGVVPGIVGMIQATEVLKLLLGIGDTLSGTLLQFNALDMQFKRSKIVPDPACRACGKA, translated from the coding sequence ATGGACAAGCACTCGCTTTCACCCCGCGAGGCGATTGAAAAAATGCGTGCGGGCATGCGCTTGCTGGACATTCGCGGTGAGATAGAACGATTGTCGGGCATGGCCGAAGGCGCCACCGCTCTCGTCATGGATGATTTGCTCGCGGCGCCGGACACGCATCTTGGCGATGCGCCGGTGATGTTGATTTGCCAGAAGGGTATTCGGTCTGCAAACGCCGCGGCGCAATTGCGCGATGCCGGATTCAACGCGCTGTCGGTGGACGGCGGCACCGAAGCCTGGATCGCCGCGAATCTGCCAATCACATCCTCGGCGCTGGACGATTCCACGGGCGATCCGCATTTTGCCGAACGCTACTCAAGGCAAATGCGTCTGCCCCAAGTCGGTATGGAAGGGCAGCGCAAACTCAGCAACGCCCGCGTCGTCATTGTTGGTGCGGGTGGCTTGGGCGCACCGTCCAGTTACTATCTTGCGGCCGCGGGTGTGGGCCACCTCAGTTTGGTGGATCACGACGTCGTCGATCGAAGCAATCTGCAACGCCAAATCGTGCACGTGGACGCCGACGTGGGCCGGAAGAAAGTCGCTTCCGCACGCGAGCGATTGATGGCGTTGAATCCTCAGATCTCAATCGAGACACATGACCTGGCATTGGACATGGGAAATGCGGCGACGTTGATTGCGGGGGCCGATGTCGTGCTCGATGGCTCTGACAATTTCGCGGTCCGTCATGCATTGAACGCCGCATCTGTCGCGGCGCGCATTCCGTTGGTTTACGGTGCCGTCGATCGTTTTACCGGCCATGCCAGCGTCTTCAACGCGGGTGCGCGCGGCGCAGTACCTTGTTATCGCTGCTTGTTCCCCGATGCCCCGGAAGGCGTGCTGAACTGCGCGGAAGCCGGCGTTCTGGGTGTCGTTCCCGGCATCGTAGGTATGATTCAGGCGACCGAAGTCTTGAAGCTATTGCTCGGCATCGGCGACACCTTGAGTGGCACTCTGCTGCAGTTCAACGCCTTGGACATGCAGTTCAAACGCAGCAAGATTGTTCCGGATCCGGCCTGTCGCGCCTGCGGCAAAGCGTGA